A window of Candidatus Dojkabacteria bacterium contains these coding sequences:
- the ruvA gene encoding Holliday junction branch migration protein RuvA — MISYIEGKIILLQFNEKVMSVDILTNGGVGYRVRVQPGDFLEGEQAKLFTSFKVREDSQELYGFKDKGTRDFFERLLSVSGVGPKTAMVMLSTNSVEKISSMIEEGDYKALSKTPGIGEKSAKKIIVELQGKLDLTPSGGKDPILSELSDALKALGYNSREVGQMIEKAEVMYKEDSTVTIEKLIQAVLN; from the coding sequence TTGATCAGCTATATTGAGGGAAAAATTATCCTGCTCCAATTTAATGAAAAAGTAATGAGTGTAGATATTCTTACCAATGGTGGGGTGGGGTATAGAGTGCGTGTGCAGCCCGGTGATTTCCTAGAGGGAGAACAGGCAAAGCTTTTTACTAGCTTTAAAGTGCGCGAAGATAGTCAAGAATTGTATGGATTTAAAGATAAAGGGACACGTGATTTCTTTGAGAGGCTGCTATCTGTATCCGGAGTAGGGCCGAAAACCGCGATGGTTATGCTCTCCACTAATTCGGTAGAAAAAATCAGCAGCATGATTGAAGAGGGTGATTACAAAGCATTGAGCAAGACTCCTGGGATAGGGGAGAAGAGCGCGAAGAAGATTATAGTAGAGCTTCAAGGTAAGCTTGACCTTACCCCAAGCGGTGGTAAAGATCCGATCTTGAGCGAGCTTTCCGACGCCTTAAAGGCACTGGGTTATAATAGTAGGGAAGTGGGGCAGATGATTGAGAAAGCAGAGGTGATGTATAAAGAAGATTCTACGGTTACAATCGAGAAGCTTATTCAGGCAGTATTAAATTAG